A region of the Hirundo rustica isolate bHirRus1 chromosome 5, bHirRus1.pri.v3, whole genome shotgun sequence genome:
ACCGTGTTGGGCAGCACACCTCTCTTAGCCTCTCTGAATGAGAAAGGTAcagctgccctggactccaacatttccccacctcttggaACTTGAGTCCCTCCTGTCCTGCCTTGCAAGCGGGAAATTACTGTCTAATGTTTCCTGACTCCTTGTGACCAAGAAAGCAAGATCAGAAGAGTTacagggtttgggggttttttgctgttatggatttttggttggttggttttgttctgcttgggctgctgttttttgtttgcttggtgtGAATTTCAAGTGGGTTTCCTtgttcagttttctctttttggaaGATGTCCTTCTTCCAGTCTTCTACAGTATTTTTGCACTTTTCAGTTCATGTTAAATTTAAGGTAACTCAGAGTGAGTGCATGGGAATCCTAACTGCTGATTCTTGTAACTTTTGATAACTTTGTCAGAACTTTTGGCAAAGCAATACTTAACTCACTTTCACGTGACAGTCTATAGAGAATGAAGGCAGGTGTgcacagttttcattttttgtctCCCTTTCTCAGTAttaataatgataatttttatatttccatGTATTTAATGATTGAAATGTTAATATTATGTTTGAATAAGTAGAAGGCTTGCATTCACTAAGACTTCACTCTTCCTTTTGGGATTAGCTTCATGTTTGATGAACCTTCCAGCTACTTGGATGTCAAGCAGCGCTTGAAGGCTGCCATTACTATCCGGTCCCTAATAAACCCTGACAGGTAAATACAAGCTTCAGATGTTTTGCCAGGCTGTAATAATGTATGAGTGCTTATAGAGGGAAGAAATATCCAGTCCATTCCCTCAGCAGTGCTCACTTCTCAGTATGGTACACTAACACATATTTCAGATATTCCAAGTCAGTAATCTTTTGCATTTTGGAAACTTACTTCCTGTAGTTTCTTGTCCCGTTTCAAAACTTTGTTATGAGGATGGAAAGCTATTGGTGGTTACTTTTCACTTGAATATTGCTGTTTCACCCCTTTCTcaccaagatttttttcttaaaatgtgcTAAGTATTTTTCACTCAAATCAATCAGCATCCTTCCACTTACTGTACATAAAGAAGCTGTCAGTTTACAATGAAGATGGACTTTAACAGTCATGAGATTATTGgacagtttaaaaaatgcttGTGAGAGATTTCAACTCTCTCCTTTTTTAGTATAAAGTGAAGAAACCTTATTAACTAAAAATCATGTTGATAGCTCTTGTTTATGCAAGACtagagtaagaaaagaaaagaaaaatgttttgcactGAAGTAAAAAAGCATCTCTCTGGCTCTGTTTTTCAGGTACATTATTGTTGTAGAGCATGATCTAAGTGTGTTAGATTATCTCTCTGACTTTATCTGCTGCCTGTATGGTGTGCCAAGTGCTTATGGTGTTGTAACCATGCCTTTCAGCGTCAGAGAAGGTAATTCTTGccatatttctctttttaaacatattccaaaaagacagcaaaatgcCAGTTGTCTGCTATATAAACGTGTCCTCTTCCTGCTACAGttcagcaatgaaaaaaacGGTTTGATTTCTTGCAGAATTTCTGTGTTACATGATACTAAATTTGTAACTCAACCCAAAACCcctttttctcttgctgtggACATCATTTTGATACTTGCAGGTGTTTTGTAAACAGTGGAGTTACACAAAAGACCCTATAAGTAGTAGAGAAAGGGCAGGAGAGAGGTTGCCCAGTACAGAGGTACGTATTGACCCCACTTGTAGTACTGAGACTCAGTAAAAACTGGCTTTGAGAGAATGGGTGCAACAGCAGGAGTTCTTTAAACTCCACACAACACTAGCACTGGGTTTTCAGGAAGTGCTGCTCCAGCTATTCTGTAGTTTAGTAAGGCTTTTCTTTATTCAACTTGCATAATGTGCACACCTTGAAGAGGAAGTCTTGTTGCTTCTTTTAACATAAGATTTAAAATCCAGCATTCTCATTTCCTGAATGGAATTTGCAGCCAggaattaaaattaatcttGGTTTACTTTGTTACAGACCTCTTTTAAtgatcttttttcctcccatcataggcataaatattttcctagaTGGCTATGTTCCAACAGAAAATCTAAGGTTTCGAGATGCATCTCTGGTATTTAAAGTAGCTGAGACAGCTAACGAAGAAGAAGTTAAAAAGATGTGTATGTACAAATAtccaggaatgaaaaaaaagatgggAGAATTTGAACTATCCATAGTAGCTGGAGAATTCACTGATTCTGAAATTATGGTGATGTTAGGGGAAAATGGTAAGTGCAATTTATGTTGTAAACTGCTTCTCCAGCCCTGAATATCTCCTAAAGCCCTTCTTCAATTTGGGAGCCAGCTTCAAAATTATTGGGTTTGAGTCAGGTTGTGCTGCTTGTTTCTTGGTGAAGAATATCACAGCATGAGTCCCCTGATGGGGGGAGTATGTGAAGTTACTGAGTGTTAACAGTGCCACCGTGTTTGTCTGTTACCCCGTTCTAAAAACTTAGGTGGCAGTTTTAAGATGTCTCTTCCATTTGCAAAAGCAAGTAGCAGCAAGTGCTGGAAGCTAATAGaggaatttttaaagcagtctaattttaaaatgtattttctttattaaatagTCTTTGTTGTTGTATCAGTGACTTAATCGTTAGATTACTAATTGTTAAATTACTAAAAAGAGATTAATGCGTAACTTGAATTTTGTTTTAGGAACTGGCAAAACAACATTTATCCGAATGCTTGCAGGAAGACTTACACCTGATGAAGGAGGTAACGTGTTATACCCAAGGTGAAACCGATTTTAAGGCTACTGGAAATTCTCTTGTTTACattattaattttgtctttttatagGTGAGGTCCCAGTCCTAAATGTCAGCtacaaaccacagaaaatcaGCCCTAAATCTACGGTATGTTTCAGCCTTATTTATTATTGTGTTTGCTACAAAATGCACagatagaaataattttacGCCTGTTTTATAGCTGTATGTATtttagatagatttttttttttttttttttaattctgtttctgcTTATTTTCTTGTGGAGCATAAAACTGAAGAGCAGCATTTCCTTTTGCTAGGGAAGTGTCCGTCAGCTGCTGCACGAGAAGATCAGAGACGCCTATACACACCCCCAGTTTGTAACTGACGTGATGAAACCTCTTCAGATAGAAAACATCATTGACCAGGAGGTATTAATTGCTTGAATGAACATCCTCATTGTCTCAGCTCTCAAGCTGTACCTGAACTAAGCTTGGCCTTGTGTCCCCCATGCCTCCAGGTTCAGACGCTGTCCGGTGGTGAGTTGCAGCGTGTGGCGTTAGCTCTTTGTCTGGGTAAACCGGCAGATGTTTATCTGATTGATGAGCCCTCAGCATATCTGGACTCTGAACAGCGTCTGATGGCTGCCAGAGTCATTAAACGGTGAGTACACGTGGGCAAGGAACTGAAATTTGCAGTAGTATTACAATGAATTCACATaactctctcttcttttttcccctcatttcaGTTTCATTCTCCATGctaaaaaaacagcttttgtgGTAGAACACGATTTTATCATGGCCACATATCTCGCGGATCGTGTGATTGTTTTTGACGGCATTCCTTCCAAGAACACACTGGCAAACAGGTAAAATGTTCATTGGGATTACTAAGCAAGATTGTCATCCCTGCCTATGGAAATTTAAGCTGCATCCAAGGTTGCCCCGAGGGTTGTGACTTTTCTTTTGAATCGTGGAACGATGGGATTCTCACTTACAGACTGCCTAAACCAGAGTGGGGCAGGATTGGGGAGCATAACCAAACCCTCAAGAACGAGACCAGCCTTAAGCAACTGCATGATGGCTAAATTACAATCAGAAGAGAtcagggaataaaaaaagtaCAATCTGTAAACCACCCTTCTGAAAATAACTTTGAGATGAATTAAAAGAAAGCAGTGTACTAATGGTACCTGTATGCAGAGATAGTGAAGGGCAAGTCTTGACACCAACATGCAGTGTGCTTTGTTTTACTCTTTCAGAGCTGTTCCTTTTGATGTCTGCTTTTGttcctgtaaaaaaaattatgtagaTTACAGAGACTTTTTGATGAGCAGCCTTATCAGAAACCAGGCTTTTAGAACAGTGAGTACTTGGCACAAGCCAGATGAAGTGAACACATTGGTCTGCCATCCCTTGCTACCCTTGCTTTGGTGGTGTTCCTTCCAAGAGCACACATGTTGGAATTCAAAAATCACAATCATTCACTGATATTGAGAAAGTTATGTTATGATCTTTGTTAGATTTTGTTTATGGTGCAAGtgttaagggtttttttcccttgaatgTAAGTAAGTGTGCCAGCACACACATgtagataaaaaataaaaagaaagtaaaggTCACAGCTGGAAGCCACAATGAGACACTACTCACCTTTCAGCAGCATGAGACAGGGTTTGACTAAAAATGTTGCACATCATGGTGTGTCAAATACAGCTCACATTTGCATTTCCAGACCTGAGTGAGCTCAGGATGGAGATCCAAGTTGCCTGTAATAGTATGATATAAGTCTTCTGAAAACACAGCTAAAATATTCTTCTCTCTTAACAGTCCACAGACTCTTTTGGCTGGAATGAATAAGTTTTTATCTCAGCTTGAAATCACTTTTAGAAGAGACCCCAACAATTACAGACCAAGAATAAACAAACTCAATTCCATCAAGGTAAGAGAGGAGCACCTTTACAGTACAGGAGCCATTATTGTTTAATATGTAAGCCAGATTTTAAGATATGGAACAAAATGAAGATTGACAGGGTAgttctgctgtgctggaaaaaCAGCACATGAAACTTGTAAGAATAATAAGGGAAGCAGAAAGGAGTTTAGATAAGTGtcttttatttcagctgtgttCAAGTCTGCTAAAGACTGCTTCAAGTAATGGTgaccttttttctcttcccaaggATGTGGAACAAAAGAAGAGTGGAAACTACTTCTTCCTGGATGACTAAATATTGAATCCCAGCATCTTTTTAACTGGCATCTAGACTTGCATATTGGAATCTAAACAGCTGTGATGAGATGGCTCAGATCAGGTTTTAGAACAATTAATCTTTTGGAGCTTAAAATCTCTTGCTGCATTTAACATCTGAGACAGTAGCAGTAAACATCCTAGTCTGAGTAAAAACTGCCACTTTCTATATTTTGGTGACACAGCCCTATTTTCAGcgtaataatttcaaaatagatCACGTTGAAATTGTGCAAATGGGTCTcctgatttttcaaaatttaaggGAGGTTTTCAATTCAATATATCCTACTCATGTACCAAGTACTGACTGAACttcctcattttaaaataaatctttgaaGCTGTTTTCTGTATAAGAGGGAAGTTTACTAAAAAGGTCACGCTACAGGAGCGACTCCTCTTTTAAAAAGGTTGAAGCTCTCTGTCTGAGggtttcaaaaataaaatatccacCTAACTTACAAATCTTCTGTGATACTGCAGACTTTCTTCCATTACTAATTCAGAAGTGTGTATATCTATTTATATCATGTCACACACCCTTTTCTCACACTGGAGTGTTCACAGAAGATGCACTACAAAGAATGTAAAAGGTAGCTACACCCTTTTTTAATCATCTGTCCCTGTGCATGTTCTCAGACCTAGTGAGATGAAAATAATCAGTGAAACAGTCTTAAAGAAACATCCTCTCCATCTAGCCAGCTCACTCTTCCATGAAGTTTTTATAAGGCTAAGatgcagaaattactttttcttaaaGTAAAATCTTTGATCCTTACTAtgacaaaaaagaaagtaaatttaaaaaaccatgTTAAAAACCTTCTTTCCTATACATTAAAGTCcttcaggaaagcagaaggaaaatttaaagGTTCCTGGTTACTTAAGCAGACATGTAAAAACAACTTTTAGCTATGTATCTTAAAAGTGAGGAAGGGTATTTTCCATTCAACAGTTCTCTGCCTTCATTGGTATGTGAAGAGCATCATGAGAAAACGTAGCTTTGGTCCTTGTTTGCATTTTTGCCTCAGAAGCTACAgaaaggagggggggggggggtggtgtaGGGTTTTTGCCATTCTGTGTGTTAGTGACACGATTATTTCATAACCTTGGCAGTACTGAGCATTATACACACCCTGTGTCTTGTAGCAGCAATGCACCTGTACTACACCAGCAGAGGGACTCCCGAAAGAGATGGAGCTATTGAATACATCCTTACACAACCACCCTGGTCAGACAAAAGCTTCCAAAGGCTGATGAAACTTGTTCTCCCCTGCACAGCTTAACTCCCTTTGGACTGGAGTTGTGCTATATTCTCTTAATCAGTTGTAATTAGGATAAGGAAAAGATGTGGTTCAGCTGTGTTACAGCTCATTATATGCTGAATATTACATTTATTAACAGGAGGATCCTGCAATCTAAAACATCTTGCCCCAGGCCAGACGTTGGGCCGATCAGTCTACTACTCACTCCTTCAGCAAGAGATGAAACCAGACTTACTTGATCAGCATTAGAGGAAATATATCTACACCTTCCAGTCCTTCACTGTCCTAGAGTAGCAAGGCAGTGTAGGCCCAGCTGAAAGAAGttggtttttaaaaggaaattctaAAAGCACATCCCTCCCAGTTACTGCCATGCCTCTCTTCCCCAGGGTTTCCCAACAAATTTCCCTAGGAAGTGTTACTGCCTTCATTCTTGTAACAAAGCTCGTGATGAAGTACCTGCTCCAAGACAGAATGACAAATTTGGGGTACAGCTGGAGGTGAAAGTTTAAAATTCACCAGTAAGCGCAACAAGCTAGCCCTCTTTACATCTTTGAAAGGAGTTAAAATAGAGAAATGCAACAGTAACAACAGTTAAAGTCCTCGGTGCTTGCTTCATTCTCAACCTGAAAAAGTGAAGATTGCCTCTTTTGAAAGCCTCAAGAGATTTCTGAGTGACAAAGTATTCagattaagaaaagaaaaaccaaaaagcctCCAGCACGACCCCTACCCCTATGAACAAAACCCCACATTCAGTTTATggcttctttttgtttgctgcttGCCGCATTCTGTTCATCATTCTGCTGCTTACTATAATTGTCTCTGTAAGAACACCACTTCATTTAATGCCATTGCAACAggtttaaatacataaatataatttagaaagcaagtgaaaagacaaaacatttattttaattagagTTTTATACATAGCATGCATCTGAAAACGAACTCTTTATCATGTAACTATCATTCTGGTTTCCGCACCAAGGGTGTGCAATCTCAGACACAATGAATGGGTACCATTACCTACACTACTGTATAcagagatataaaaatatacacaaCAGTTCAGTTTTACAGAGTAACAGAGCTGAGTGAATACTGTGCACACTGCACTCTCCGAGCCTGGACAGCTGAACATCCAGACTGCAAAGGCAACAGGAACACTGCGGAGATCGTAACCGGGCTCAGAAGAAACAGCATCAGAACTCTGACACAGTGTAAAAATATAAGGCAGAAGCCACTTTCTTCTGAATTGtagggaagagcagagcacaCTGAGACTCTCCATTCCTGCTTTTAAAAGTAGTTCCAGCAAGGAGTTGTACATGCAAAACATCAACAGTGCAACAACAAAAGAATACTGAACAGTAGCTCAATCGTACAAACTTAAAAAAACGTAACACGTACTTTATGCATCTCCTCACAAAATATCTAGGATTTGTCAGTGCATTAGTGTTAAAGTGGCATTAAAAAAACTTCTGCTATTATAACAGATGcagaattattttggaaatgcATAGCATCtacatttttattgtctttgtaATTATTCAGTTGGCATAGGCACCATTCTAGTCACACCAGCATTAAGAAGAACTCGTGGTGGAAACAGCCATTCTTATCAGTTCACACACAGGTATTCTTGACTGCTTGTCTTGATTTTGATTTCaacaaataaatgctttttaaaattcaaaaatataCCCTATGATTATGAAAAGAACTATATACAACATACCTAAGACACGGGGTTAGCTGGCTGCCGTATGTGTAACACACAAGAGAAACATTCAAGTTtgacagatattttttctttttgagatgAAAGGCCTTTGGGTTGGAAGCATATCAGAGACAACAGTGCAGTAGGCTGAGAATTCCTTTAGCTCAGTTCAGAACTAAGGCATTGTAtgataaaatatacatttatatttgGTGCAATGTTACTGTCAATTTTAGAATCTAGATCACATCAAATGCTGTCATTTGTCACTCTAGTAAACACATACCCATTTTCTATCACAAACGCAaaatttttggggaaaaaaaattatcgAACActaaacctatttttttttttttttttctaatttgacATTGAAGAAAAACTGCTAAGCCAAACAAACTCTAgaatccccccaaaaaccctATGGTAGGACTTAACACCCTCTTAGTCTTTACTTGCCAAAAATTAAATGTATCATTGAACTTcactaaaaagaaattaacattttaaactgctacttcaaattactttttgcTTCTTAAATTTCCCAATTATCCACTCATTTTATGCTTGCTGCCCCCTCTGATTATCTCCCAGCGCTGCCCTTCTCCTGTCATTCCTATATGGCTGCCCTCTAAAGTTTCTCTGATACTGGTAGCCATCatctctgcttctgctgggtGGTCCTTTCCAGGCCTCCTCGTTTCTTTGGAACTGGTATCCTCCCCTGCTGGAATAACCCCTGTCAGGTCTGGGCCTTCTGCCTCCTCCGTAAGTCTGGCTATAGAACTGCTTGGATCGGCCGCTCCTCAGCATGTCGGAAACCTCAGTGTCATCTTCAGAGCTCTCTTCCCTCGTTCTCTGGGCCCTGCTTTCCGTCTGCACGTTCCCAGCGCCCTTGGACTCCCTCCCTTTAGCAGGCTTCTCCTTCCTGCCGGGAGTGCCAGGTTTCAGTTCGTTTTTGGGAGGTTCTGCCAGCAGCGGCTGTGTGCTGGGCCCTGCCGTCGGCCTCTCTGGGCCCTGTGTCTGTGGAGGGCGATGCTGCTGCCCGGCTGCTTTCTGCTTGGGAGCGGCCGAAGGACAGGTTTGCTCCAGCTGAGGTGCCCTGGCTGAAGTGTCCTTCGGGGTCCCCGCAGCAGCCACCGGGAATGGGACGGTGTTGGAGCCGCCGCCGCTGTTGGTcttctggagctgctctgcacagttCACTCCAGGAACTGGAGGGCTGCATTCTTTGCCCACGTACATGCTGGCAGAggtgccagctgctgcctctttgTCCTCAGGTGACAAGACAACATTGGGTCTCGCTACCGAATTCTCAATGAAACCCTGAACTGGGTACCCATACCAGAagtgaggaaagaaaggaggtGCTATTGGAACGGCTCCAAGAAAGTGATTGTGTCCAAAGGGCGGCTGCGGAAACATATTTTTCCCTCTCAGGGACTCCTCGTAGTTCGCGTGAAGAGCTTGCGCTGGATTCTCCGGCTCGACGCAGACCTGTCCTTGACTTTCCGTCACCTGAGCTGAAGGTATGATCAGAGGCAGTGATGGAGATCTCTCGACCTGTGGAATCTGACCGTTGGACCTGGCCTCAGTCTGGACAGCAAAGTGCCTGTTTGGTCGTGCAGTTTCGTTCTCGTTCGGAGTGGGAGCAGCCTCCTGGAACCAAGGGTTGTGCGGATACACAGGAAGGGACACGTTTGGGTACATCCTACAAGCAGCTAAATAGGCCTGGTGCAGGGGGTACAGGTAAGAATGGGGTGCCCACATGGGACAACTGTATGCCTGCaagacagcagggaaaaaagaattaaaaatcagtTATTTGGTCGTTTGAATGTTCAGAGAGACATAAAAAGCACACCGGTCATTTATCATTTTGAAACAGTTCATCACAGGAgataaaagttaattttctttacagtgaCTGCCCTCAGTTCCAAATCCTACGATTCTAGgatggtgtttttattttttgttttccttccaaatgCAGTTGAAATGGGCAAGTTATGACCAGTAAGAAAACCGTATAGAAATTGTTACCAAGTTAAGGACAAAGTAAATCGAGCTCTAGCTATGTGTTTGAAGAGAAACATTTCAAACTCATTTTCCAGAATCACACTTACTAATTGGCAATTTCTTCTACTAGACCTCACTTTCCAAAGGCCACAACACTGAAGTTGTCCACCTCAGGTGGTGACCCTTCCCTCTTCTCTACTTCCACATTAACGAACTGAACTCTATAGAACAGTCCCTGGAGCAAACGATCCTGAAAAGCCCAGGCAGACCTCCTTTGCTGGTGTCCCTTCCCTCCCAATGTGCAGTGGAAGGGTGTGGGCACCAGCAGGGCagtggctggagcagagcagcagacagACCGTGCAGAGGGTATTTCCCAGGCCTGCTGAACCCTGTGACACCAGCGAAGCAGCACAGCCACTAGAACGTGGGCTGGGACCAGCAGATGGTGCTGAATCACCAAAAGGACAGGCTAGATCCTAAATAATCCACAGTAGCAGTAAGGATAGTCCCAAGCACGTCAGCTTTGGAAACTCATGCTGTTCAAATGCTTTGTGGTGACACTTGCTAATTAATGACTTACAGGTTTCCTATTAAGCACAGAAACTTATATTAGGCAGAGGTATCAAATTTACATTGGAAACTGCTGAATATTCCCGCTTTCCATGCTCAGACACGAAAGAATATTGTTGCTATGGCCCATGTTTGATGAAATAAGCCCAAGAGCTCTCAGCACCTTGCCCCAAGCCGTTTGCCTGACACAAGGAGTAAGAAGGTAAAATGGAGCATTTTTATGTGCAGAAGGGAGAAGTAAAGCAAACAGCTAGTCCTTGCCAAGCAATGGAAAAACGTTGGGATTTGACTGAGCCTCTTTTCCAACCACACACAGAGATTTGCACCATATTTACACATGCACACATGCTGCTATAATTACTGTGAAATACTGTAA
Encoded here:
- the ABCE1 gene encoding ATP-binding cassette sub-family E member 1 → MADKLTRIAIVNHDKCKPKKCRQECKKSCPVVRMGKLCIEVTSQNKIAWISETLCIGCGICIKKCPFGALSIVNLPSNLEKETTHRYCANAFKLHRLPIPRPGEVLGLVGTNGIGKSTALKILAGKQKPNLGKYDDPPDWQEILTYFRGSELQNYFTKILEDDLKAIIKPQYVDQIPKAAKGTVGSILDRKDETKTQTVVCQQLDLTHLKERNVEDLSGGELQRFACAVVCIQKADIFMFDEPSSYLDVKQRLKAAITIRSLINPDRYIIVVEHDLSVLDYLSDFICCLYGVPSAYGVVTMPFSVREGINIFLDGYVPTENLRFRDASLVFKVAETANEEEVKKMCMYKYPGMKKKMGEFELSIVAGEFTDSEIMVMLGENGTGKTTFIRMLAGRLTPDEGGEVPVLNVSYKPQKISPKSTGSVRQLLHEKIRDAYTHPQFVTDVMKPLQIENIIDQEVQTLSGGELQRVALALCLGKPADVYLIDEPSAYLDSEQRLMAARVIKRFILHAKKTAFVVEHDFIMATYLADRVIVFDGIPSKNTLANSPQTLLAGMNKFLSQLEITFRRDPNNYRPRINKLNSIKDVEQKKSGNYFFLDD